The Psychrobacillus sp. FSL K6-4046 DNA window AATAGTGCATTCAGTGACTGTTTTACAATAGATATCGTTTGCTCTTCCACTAATTCCAGCACCTCCAAATAATTGTTCATCGTTGTTAGTTATACCCTAAAGTTTTGGGAAAAAACGTAGGAAATGTAATTAATGATCTAGCTTTCATAACTATTTTTGAGAGCAATTTATTGGTATGATTTGTTTTAATTAGACTAATAAAAAGGAGCCTTACTAATGAATCTAAATAACTTTCAAGAAAGATTAAACCAAGAAATATTACAGCGAGGCTTTAACTATTATAGGGAAAATCGGGTTATGAAGAGCTATAACGAGGATAATTTTATAGTACAAGGCAGTGAAGATTATGAAGTTATTGTCAAAGTAGACGAAACAGGTAATATAACTTATTCGGCATGCGATTGTCCTTACGATTTTGGACCTATTTGCAAGCATGAGGCTGCTGTTTATTTTAAACTAATGGAAGCTGAATATGAAGGTGAAATGGTGGGGAAGAAAAAGCCCGCTGTCTTTGAGGTATTGAATGATTTATCTAAAGACAATTTGGTGGAAATATTAATGGAAATGGTAGAACAGGATTCAAAGTTTGGGGAAAAGTTGGTTTTTAAATATGCAAAAACGAATGAAACTAATTTGTTAGATCAGTGTAAAAAGTTACTTTCTTCTATTGTTAAAGAGCATAAAGGTAGAGAAGGCTATATCTCTCGTCGAAATGCTTATGCATTTGTAATGGACTTCGAAGAACTGTTGGAGAAGATTAAAAAAACGGAAGATACATTAATAGCTATTAATATTGGATTACTCGTGCTAGATGAAGGTATGAAGGCACTCCAATATGCAGATGATTCGGACGGAGATATAGGGTCACTTATAGACGAAACATTAGGGCTTATTGGCGAGCGAGCAATGGATTGCGATCCTTTAGACGTGAAATTACGAATAGACATATTTAATAAACTAATGAAGCATGTGGATCGAAGCATATTTGATGGATGGGCCAATTTTAAATTGAATATATTAGAAATCTGCGAGGAGTTTGCGGATATAGAAGTCTTGAGGAATAAGTATAGAGACAAATTGGAAAAGATGATAAAAGAGGAGTCAGACGATGCGTACTCGAATTATTATAAGGAAAGTCTTCTTCAGTTATTATGGAATTTAATAGTAAAATACGATTCTGACGAGGAAAAGGCTTCTTTTATTGAAGGAAATATACATTATAAATTCTTTCGACAGCTATTGATAAATCAGCATATGGAGAAGAAAAATTATGAGCGAGTGATAGAGCTTGCTTTGGAGGGAGAAAAGCAGGACCAAAAGCTCCGAGGTTTAGTGATACATTGGAAGAAGGAGCGATACGTAGCCTATAAAGAGCTTTCACTTCAAGAAGAGCAGAAGAAGCTTGCAAAAGAGCTATTGCTGTCCGGTGACTTTGAATATTATAAAGAGTTAAAAGAGCTTGCCCAAGATGACACATTTTATAATTCTCTAATCAATGAATTAAAAGTTTCCGAAGGGTGGAATGCAAGGGAAGTATACTTGAAAATTATCCTCGAAGAAAACGATTTAGAGGAGTTATTGCATTATGTTAAGGGAAATCTATTATACCTAGAAAACTATGCTGATCAACTGGCACAAGAATACCCAGAGGACGTCATAGAAATGTATCAAAATTATATACATTCCTCGGCTAAATCAGCCACGGACAGAAAGCGTTACAAAGGCGTATGTAGAATAATCAAGAAATACAAAAAGTATGCTGGTGAGGAAAAACAAGCAGAGCTAATCCAGCAATTGAACACACAGTATGCAAGACGACCCGCTTTTATAGATGAGCTCGGCAAGCTATAAGCAACAATAAGTCGATGAAAGAGAATCATTCTCTTACATCGGCTTTTTTATTGAGTTGAATTTTGTCCTCCTTCTATTATACATATGACCACTAGTTGAAGACCAAACTACGCGAAACAGCTTTATGATTGATTCCTGTTTATTTGTGCTTTTAGCGTAATAGACTTTTTGTAACAAAACAACTGGATTAATGGGCGCTTTCTCCTTGGTTAATGGGACATTTTTTGATTTTTGTGTGGTCGATTTAGTTAATGGGTCACTTTCTTCATTTTATGGGACATTTCTACTTGATTAATGGGCGCTTTCCGCATAGTTAATGGGACACTTTTGGACTTCTAATGGGCACTTTTGCGGTTTATGGGCGTTTATCTTTCATTTATGGTGCACTCTTAGTATATTTATGGGCACTTTCAGGTGTTAAATGGGACACTTCTTAACTGTTATGTACCACTGTCACAATTTAAGGTGACAGATAGCTCCTGTTTAGGTGCGATGATTCCTAATTTAGGTGTCACTTTGAAAGTTTTATGTGCGCAACCCTAGTTTAGGTGACACATTCACAATTTTAGGTGACAGATAGCTCCTATTTAGGTGCGGTTACCTCTTATTTAGGTATCACTTGCTAGAGTTTTATGTGCACATCTTCAGTTTAGGTGACACATTCACAATTTTAGGTGACATCTAGCTCCTGTTTAGGTGCATTTTCAATTGGTTTAGGTGTCACTTTGAAAGTTTTATGTGTAAATCTCTAGTTTAGGTGACACATTCACAATTTAAGGTGACATCTAGCTCCTGTTTAGGTGCGGAATCTCCTCGTTTAGGTGACACTTTTACAGTTTTATGTGCACATCCCTAGTTAGGTGACATGTCACTCCTATTTAGGTGTGCTTTCCCCAGGTTTACGTGCGCTTCCCTTCGTTTGCTTTTAACCGTTCCCATATCTCTCTATTCACACCATATATTTTTACTAATTTTTCATTAAATTCACAATATATTTAATTCATTTTTAGAAAGTTTACAATACCTTTACATTCACTTAATAGAACGTTAAGAAATTAGCCTTATGATGGAGAGTAGATAGAAGTCTATAACTTTTGGAGGTTGTCCATGTTATTTAAAAAAGCGATTGTTTCTCTCGTTATTCCGATTGCGTTGTTAGCTGGCTGTGGAGGTAATGATTCAGGGCAGGATAGTGGCGATAAGCAGACAATCTCGATTTCAGGGTCTACTTCGGTGGGACCTTTGACAGAGAAGCTGGCGATGAAGTATGAGGAAACAGAATCGGTCAAAATAGAGGTTAACCAGATTGGGTCGTCAGCTGGGATTACCAATGCAACAAATGGTGTTTCGGAAATTGGGATGAGCTCTCGCGATTTAAAGGATGAGGAAGCGGCTCAGTTAGAAGAAATTATCATTGCCTATGATGGGATTGTTATTGTGACACATCCATCGAATAAGGTAGAGAACTTAACGATGGAACAGGTAAAGCAGATTTTCACTGGTGAGGTGAAGAACTGGAAAGAGCTTGGCGGAGAAGACTTAGAGATCGTGGTTGTTTCGCGTGAGGACGGCTCTGGTTCTCGCGATGCGTTTCAAGAAATTGTCGGCTATTCCTCTGGGGAATTGATTCGAAATGCGATTGTTGCTAGTGGGAACGGTAATATCAAGACAACAGTGGCAACAAATAAGCACGCAGTTGGTTTTATCTCCTTTGAATATATCGATGAAACGATCTACCCGATGAAGATTAATGGCGTAGAGCCGACCGCACAAAACGTGCTGGACGAGAAGTACAGTCTTTCAAGACCGTTCTTATTCGTTTATAAGGAAGGCGAGTTAACAGCTGCTGGGCAGCAATTTATCGATTATATTTTAAATCCTGAAGGACAGCAAATAGTTTCGGAGGCAGGAGCTATCCCTATTCTTCAATAAAATCTGTGAAATTACATAATGGGAGGAACTTGCGTGACTACACCACCATTCGAGAAGCAAACCGTTGAAATAGAAAAAGCGAACAAACGCAAGTATTTTCTAGAAGGTTTATCTGCAAAGGTTTTCCTTGCTTGCGCCTTATTATCGGTCATCAGTTTAGCGTTAATAGTAGGTTTTGTATTTTATAAAGGATCCTATCCGTTTATAGCAGAGGGCTATAGCTTTATAGATTTTATTTTCGGCTCGGACTGGGTTCCAAGTGAGGATAAATTCGGTATTTTTCCAATGATCGTGGCTTCTCTATTCGCGACAATTGGTGCATTAATTATTGGAGTTCCAATTGGCTTGTTCACGGCGATTTTCTTAGCAGAGATTGCACCTAAGTGGCTAGCTAAATTAATTTCTCCGGCTATTCAGCTTTTAGCTGGTATCCCTTCTGTATTGTACGGGGTATTTGGACTGGCAATCATCGTTCCTTTTTTACAGGACAACTTTGGACTGGCGAGAGGGCAAAGCTTGTTAGCTGTCATTCTTGTGTTAGCCATTATGATGCTGCCTACGATTGTAACGGTAGCTGAGACATCGATACGTGCTGTACCTAAGGCATATACAGAGGGCTCTTTAGCGCTTGGTGTATCTCATATCGGGACAATTTTTAAAGTAATTGTTCCTGCTGCAAAGTCTGGAATCATGGCAGCGATCGTTCTTGGATTAGGACGAGCTATCGGAGAGACGATGGCGGTTATATTGGTTGCGGGGAACAGCTTGATTATCCCTACAAGTCTTACAGACAGTGTTCGACCGTTGACTACGAATATTGCTTTAGAGATGGGATATGCGTTCGGAACTCATCAGGAAATGTTATTTGCAACGGGGATCGTTTTATTCTCCTTCATTCTAATTTTAAATTTCGTACTAGCCAGAATTACAGCAAGAGGAGGCAACTAATATGAATAAAGTAAAGGATAATATTTTACGCGGTCTCTTATGGTTTTCGGCTTTTATATCGGTTGCTATTCTAGTTGTGATTGTTGGCTATATTTTCTATAAAGGCTTTCGATTAATCAGTTTCGATTTTATATTCGGCGATTATTCTCCTACTGAAGGAGGAGGGATTTGGCCGATGATCGTCACGACGATTTATTCGATTCTTATCTCACTCGCTATTGCTACACCAATTGGTATATTAGCAGCCGTGTATTTACACGAGTATGCAAAGCAAGGTCGACTAGTGAAAATTATTCGCTATGCAACTGAAAGTTTAACAGGGATTCCTTCTATTATTTATGGATTGTTTGGTGCGGTATTCTTTGTGGCAACGTTAAAGCTTGGTATGTCTATTATTGCGGCATCCCTGACATTAACGATTATCGTTTTACCAGTCATTATCCGGACGACGGAAGAGGCATTAAAAACGGTACCTAACACGTATCGAGAAGGCTCTCTAGCACTCGGGACAACGAAGCTGCAAACACTTTATAAAATTATTTTGCCAAGTGCGATGCCAGGGATATTGTCAGGTATTATTCTTTCCATCGGACGAATTGTGGGAGAGTCGGCAGCGATCTTCTTAACAGCAGGAACAGTTGCTGCGATGCCGGATAGTATTTTCTCTTCAGCACGTACGTTAACGGTACATTCTTACTTAGTTACACAGGAGACGGGAAATATTGAATTGGCAGCAGCCATTGGTATTGTCCTGATCGTGATCATCTTAGTCCTTAACTTGTCTGCAACTTATATATCGAAGAAATTCAATAAGGCAAATCATTAAACGAAGGAGACCAATATGAAGAAAATACTTTCTAAATCTACCGCTGAAAGCTCTGGTGCAATTACAACTACTGAGCAATCAAAAATTAATGTGTATGACCTGAATTTATTCTACGGGGAGAAGCAGGCGTTATATGGTGTTTCCTTAGGTATCCAGGAGAAAGAAGTAACCGCATTGATTGGCCCCTCCGGCTGTGGTAAATCTACATTTCTACGTACGTTAAATCGTATGAATGATTTAATTGATGGCGTGAAAATCACTGGGAGAATTGTTATTGATGAGGAAGATATATATGCAAGTCAGGACGTTATCAAGCTTCGTACAAAGGTAGGAATGGTTTTCCAAAAGCCGAACCTGTTCCCGATGAGTATTTATGACAACGTAGCTTATGGACCACGTATGCAAGGCATTAAAAGCAAGAAGGCTTTAAATGAAATCGTGGAAGAAAGTCTTCGTGGGGCTGCGATTTGGGATGAAGTGAAGGACAGATTAAAAACGTCTGCTTTAGGACTTTCCGGTGGACAGCAGCAGCGTGTGTGTATCGCTCGTGCGATTGCCATGAAGCCAGATGTCATTTTAATGGACGAGCCAACTTCTGCACTAGATCCAATTTCAACGCTTAAGGTAGAAGAGCTTATCACACAAATGAAAAAAGATTACACGATTGTGATCGTGACACATAATATGCAGCAGGCAGCTAGAATCTCTGATAAAACAGCATTTTTCTTAAATGGAGAAGTCATCGAGTACGATCAAACTGACATTATCTTTTCAACACCAAGTGACTCTCGAACAGAAGATTATATTACTGGTCGTTTCGGATAATAAGAGGGGAGAAGGAAAATGATACGCGAAAACTTTGAAAATAACATGCAAGAGCTAGAAAACAAGCTAGCTGAAATGGTGAGAATCACAGAGGAGCAGCTAGAATGCTCCTATCAAGCATTAGAAACACAGGACATCGAGCTTGCTTTAAAGACAATTGAAAAAGACAATACGATCGATGACATGGAAAAGGAAATAAACCAAATGGCTATTTGGTTTATCTCTAAAGAACAGCCGCTTGCTCGTGACCTACGCCGAATCATTGGCGTGCTGAAAATATCAAGCGACATTGAGCGCATCGCTGACTTTGCAGTTAACATCTCCAAGGCAACCATTAAAATAGGAGAGCGCCCATCGCTGTTACACATGACAAAGCTTGACCCGATGAAGACGGTTTCCATTACTATGCTACAAAAATCGTTGAAGTCGTTTGTTGATGAAGATATTGCCCTTGCGAAGGAAGTAGCCGACCTGGATGACCTAGTCGATGCGAACAGTAGAGCTAATTACCAAAATCTCATTCAATATTTAAGTGAGCATCCCGAGGACACAGCCCAGCTAGTCCAGCTCCTATTCATCAACCGTTTCTTAGAACGCACAGCCGACCACATCACCAACATAGCAGAAAGTACGGCTTATCTGATTAAAGGTAGGATGTATGATTTTAACTAATTGGAAAAGCCGATAGAAAGAGTTAATCTCTTTTTTATCGGCTTTTAATGTGTGTATATAACAAGGCACCCTAAAATATGTTCATGGAAGAAAAAAGCTAATTTATTACTTTCCGAGATAAATCAATTATTTGTTTACCATCAGTTGGCCCTATAACTGTAACAAGTGGAATAAGATTAATAATAACATTTAGATACGATACAAAAATAAAACTATCCAAATAGTTTCGGAAGACAAAGAATTCATATCCAGTTAAAAAATGAAGTGTCAAAGCAGATAGTAAATTAAAGAGAACCCCACCGAGGTAAAAGAACATTTTTTTGTTTTTGCTTAGTATTTCGATGTTCTCAGGGACAACCCGACCGCCGGCGAAATAAGCAGTTTTAATGAAAAAAACATTTTTCTTCCACAATACATTGCCATTTCCGATTGCAAACTCCTTTACTGCCCCTCCGAATAATTTCAAAAAAAATGCATGACCTAATTCGTGAATTAGAGCGATAACTGGAAAAATAAATAATGTTATAATGACAAAATTTACTATGAAATCCATTTTCGTCCTCCTTTTTAAAATTATTTACGCAAATAAAAGTAAAAAGTTTCAACTTTTTCTCTAATTAAAGGGAGAAGTGAAATAAATTGAGGGAAATATTTTCAACATTGACTGCCCCTAACTGTACTGGAGAAGAAATATCTTTTGAGCTTGATAGATTTAACAAAGCGGTTAAAAAATTATTTAAACGTAGAAATGTGGCTCATTTCTTTAAAGGGTGCATTCGTAAACTAGAAGTGACAACAGGTCAAGAGCAATATATTCCTCTACTTTATAGTCCTTCGCAAAAGGTTGCAAATTTATAAAGCTATTGAATGTCTGATTACCCGTTAGTATCCAATAACGGATTACTTATCGTCTGTCACATAATTTGGTGTAAATTTTCCTGCTTTCTCCCTGGCCGAACAAAAAGACTGAAATTGTTTGACCTTCGAGATTCAGGATATTTGTAATTTTTTTATGAACAATCGTAAGTCTAGGTTGTTTTGTGTTTTATGTATTTTCGTATTCTCACTTATGAAATATGGATAGATTAACTTCTTCTATCGAAGTACTTGTTCAACCATTAGTATTGTTTTTTCTAAAACACTTTTAGTTGATAAAACTATAGAATGGAATATGATATAATAGTGTAGGCTTTATGTGAGGATATTCACTAAGAGTATAACTTTAAGTGTTTGGATAACATAAGAGCATATAGATTTTGGATATTCCAAAGGAGGAACACGTAAGTGAGTTTAAAATATGCAATTATCGGGTGTGGACGAATCTCTCCTAATCATGTTGCTGCAGCTATAGAAAATAATTTAAATATTGTGGCGTTATGTGATGTGGACGAGAGCAAAATGGATGCAACAATTTCCATGTTTGAGCTTCCAGAAACAGTGAAGAAATATACGGATTACAAGGAAATGCTTCAGCAGGAATCTCCTGAGCTAATCGGGATTTGTACAGAAAGCGGAAAGCATGCACAAATCGCTTTAGATTGTATCGAGCATGGCAGCAATTTAATTATCGAGAAGCCAATCGCATTATCTTTAGAAGAAGCAGATCAAATCATCGCTTTAGCTAAAGAGAAAAATGTTAAAGTAAGTGCTTGTCACCAAAACCGCTTTAACAAGTCTGTTCAAAAAATGAGAGAAGCTGTTGAAGAAGGTCGCTTTGGTCGATTACTTCACGGTACTGCTCATATCCGTTGGAACCGTGGGGAAGATTACTATACACAAGCTCCATGGCGCGGAACTTGGGAGCAAGATGGCGGCGCGTTGATGAACCAATGTATACATAATATTGACTTGTTACGTTGGATGATGGGCGACGAAATCGTAGAGGTTGTTGGAATGACGGATAACCTTATGCACGGCTTCATCGAAGCAGAAGACCTTGGTATGGCTCTAGTTCGCTTTAAAAATGGTAGCTACGGAATTATCGAAGGCACAACGAATATCTTCCCTAAAAACCTAGAAGAAACACTATATGTGTTCGGTGAAGAAGGTACCGTTAAAATCGGTGGTAAGTCTGTTAACATCATTGAAGAGTGGATGTTCGCTGATGACAAAGATAACTCAGAAGAAGTAAAAGCTAAATATTACGAAAATCCACCATCCGTTTATGGATTTGGACACAACCCACTATATACAGACGTAATCGAAGCTATTAAAAACGATAGAGATCCTTATGTAACAGCAGTGGACGGTAGAAATGCACTTGAGCTAGTGTTAGCTATTTATAAATCAGCTGCAGAAGGTAAGAGTGTTAAACTTCCATTGGAAAAATGTAGCACAATGGACTTTGCAGGAAGATTTTCAAAATAAATATATTTTAGCAGCCGGAGTTTCACTTCGGTTGCTTTTTTTAATTAAAAATAGAATAAAATACCTTTTTCTTACTGAAACATTTATAATAGAGTTACTATTGTTTAGAAAGAAAGAAGGAGATCACTTGTCTTCAATTAATGAACAACTTTACAATTATTTGATTGAAAATTCTCCACATATTTCCCAGCAGTGGCTAGAGGAAAAAAGAAATTTTACTGATCCTTTTTATTCAAATAATCCTAACCCTTCAATAGATGAACTGTTGAAGGAACAGAATGCATTGACGATTAGGACAGTTGCCACTTCCTTATTGGATGAGAAAACATTTTCCGAGCTATTAGAGACATGGGCTGAAACAGTCGCAAAAAATAGAGTAGAAAATAATATAGCAATTCATAATGTGATCGAGGCACTTAACAAGACGAGAGAGATTATTTGGAGCTATGTAGAACGTTTTGTTCAAGGTCAAGCAGGAGGTATTACAACTAAAGATGTTTTAAAGTGGAGCGCCATTTATAATCAATCCTTTGACCGATTAATCTTTGAATTCTCTAAACGCTATTATTATCTGTTTACGACTCGGCTTAATGCTCAACAAATGCTAATACGTGAATTGAGCAGTCCTATCATACCTATACTAGAAAAGGTTGGTGTCTTGCCAATCGTTGGGGACGTGGATACATATCGCGCAAAATCTCTAAGTGATGAGATTCCACAAAAGTGTATAGAGCTTGGGTTAGACAAGCTGTTTATTGATATTTCCGGAGTTTCTATAATAGATACAATGGTTGCCAATGAGCTGTATAAGTTTATGGAGGTTTTAAGCTTACTAGGAATTCGTCCATATATTTCGGGTATTCGCCCAGAGGTGGCACATACCTCTGTCCAGCTAGGACTAGACTTCGGTAAGATTTCTACATTCAGTTCGTTAAAGCAAGCCTTGCTTCGGACAGGCGTTTATAAAAATATGTAATGTTTAATAGCAGCTGGAGCTATAGCTTTAGTTGCTTTTTTGATAAGAAAAGCTTTAAAGGTGAGGTTATATGTCGAAAATTTGGTCGTATTTAGCAGTGGTTTTATGGATGGGGTTAATCTTCTTTTTCTCCAGTCAGCCAGCTGATGATTCAAAGGAATTAAGTACAGGGGTAACAGAGGTAATTTTATCAGTGGTGGAAGCTGTTGCTCCGGAGTCGGATTTATTTGTTGATCATTTACATCATTTCGTACGAAAGAATGCACATTTTCTTATTTATTTTGTATTGGGAATATTGGTTGTCCGAGCGTTCCGGTTAAGTGAGATTCAAGGTAAGAAAAGTATCGTATTTGCTTTAGCTATTTGCATTGTTTATGCGATTAGTGATGAGCTTCATCAGCTGTTTGTCCCTGGTCGAGGAGCGCAGGTGAAGGATGTATTGATCGATAGTACTGGCGCATTTGTTGGAATCATAATATATAGTTGGCTAAAGGGTTTGCGGAGGAGTTCAAAAGCATAGATTTGGGGGTGGCTTTTATTTCACAGGGAAAAATTGATATTCAGAGATACATAGATTCTCCAGAAGAAATCCAGCGACTATATAAAAGAACATTGTGGATAGTCGTTTTGTCACAGGTTTTTGGAGGAGCAGGATTGGCAGCTGGAATAACAGTCGGGGCTTTGATTGCTCAGGATATGCTAGGGACAGATAGCTATGCAGGTATACCTACTGCCCTGTTCACGTTAGGGTCAGCAGGAGCGGCGTTAATGGTTGGTAGGATGTCACAGCGTTATGGTAGGAGGTACGGCTTGTCCGGCGGATTTATCGTCGGTGGTATTGGTGCCATTGGGGTAGTTGCTGCTGCTATGACTGACAGTATCATCTTACTGTTTGCCTCCTTGTTAATATATGGTGCAGGATCAGCGACAAACTTGCAGGCTAGATATGCAGGAACGGATTTAGCCACTGCCAAGCAGCGAGGTACTGCCATTAGTATTGCGATGGTATCGACCACATTAGGGGCATTTGCGGGTCCAAATTTAGTAGGGGTTATGGGAAGGTTTGCTGAGTCTATAGGGGTTCCATCTCTTGCCGGGCCATTTATATTGGCGGCAGCTGCCTATTTATTGGCTGGAACAATTCTTTGGGTTTTATTGCGACCAGATCCGTTAGTGATTTCGACTGCTATTAATAAGCAGGTGGAACAGGATACTTCAAGTGTAGAAGAGGAAGTAGAGGATAGGAGAGGTATTTTCATCGGGGCTGCCGTTATGGTCATCACTCAGGTCGTGATGGTTTCCATTATGACAATGACTCCCGTGCACATGAGGCATCATGGACATGACTTGAACGCAGTCGGTCTTGTCATTGGCTTTCATGTGGCTGCGATGTATTTACCCTCACTTGTTACTGGGATACTAGTTGACCGTTTTGGTCGTGTGGCGATTGCGGTAGCTTCTGGATTTACACTGCTGGCTGCAGGGTTAGTGGCAGCATTTGCACCAGGTGACTCTTTAGGAATGCTTATTGTGGCGCTTGCTTTACTTGGGCTAGGCTGGAATTTCGGATTGATCAGCAGTACTGCTTTGATTGTAGATTCCACCGTACCTGCCACTCGAGCGAAAAGACAAGGGTCGATTGACGTGTGGGTGGCGCTCGCTGGTGTTTCGGGTGGCGGCTTGTCTGGTGTGATTGCGGCTCAAACTAGCTATATGATACTTTCGTTAGTGGCCGGGATTGTGTCCTTCGTGCTAATTATTAGTTTGTGTAGGGTTCCAGAACAAGCTTGGAAATTTTATTGGAAGAACTGAATGGAAAATTGAGCTGTCTTGTTAGGTGAGTACACCTGAGGAGACAGATTTTTTGTGTTTTATGACAATCAAGCTCTAGTTTACGACAATGAAGGGCTAATTAACGACAATGATCAAGTATTTTAGGACAATCAATTCATAGATTACTACAATCCCATTCCTATCTCCCGGTTGCTCAAAATTTGTTTAAGTAAAGCTTCCTTTCCCCAAAAAATTTCTTTTCTGGTTGCATAGTCTATTAAAAATTTCCCTTTATTATTTATAAGCATTCCGAGATCTTATTTACTTAGCATTAAACGCTATTTTATAGTCTTTAGATTTTATAAACTACAAAATATTTAACACATTTGCTCCACTAATAAAAAGAAATTAGATTATTACAAAATTTTAATATTTTCATAATTGTATTTAACGATTTTTCGTGCTATGGTAAGAATTGACATTAATATTTTTTTATTTCTATTTATTGTAAAAATAGTTTAAGTGAGGAATTGCCTATTTATTTATTATAAAAAATGGAGGGATATCATGAACAACAAGATGAAGAAATTTGTCATGGCAGTCTTACTCATCACGTCTATACTGGCTTCAAGCAATGTAGGGTATGCAAACGGTTCACTACAATCTATTGTGGATCAGGCAAGAAAAGACATGAAGGAGGCTGCATATTCATATGTAGTTCCTGCACAAAACGGTACTGTTGCAACTAGCGCAGAGTTGTATCCAGCATTAAATTTAGCGAAGATGAATTATCAAAAAGCGAGAAGTGCTATACAAAAAGCTAACGTTAGTAACAGGGATGCTTTATTAAAAGATTTAGATGCTTTATACGAGGAACGTATTTCTAAAGGAATACTACCTTATATTGATGCTTATAATTACACAGACAAGTACTTAAACTCTATAATGGCGGACATAAAAAAGGCAGAGAGTACTAAGGACTGGGAAAAGGTTGAGGCTCTTTATCATAAGCTTTCTGTCCAGCTTAAAAGTAGAACAGTTATCCTTTACCGTTTTTCT harbors:
- a CDS encoding VanZ family protein encodes the protein MSKIWSYLAVVLWMGLIFFFSSQPADDSKELSTGVTEVILSVVEAVAPESDLFVDHLHHFVRKNAHFLIYFVLGILVVRAFRLSEIQGKKSIVFALAICIVYAISDELHQLFVPGRGAQVKDVLIDSTGAFVGIIIYSWLKGLRRSSKA
- a CDS encoding MFS transporter — protein: MDLGVAFISQGKIDIQRYIDSPEEIQRLYKRTLWIVVLSQVFGGAGLAAGITVGALIAQDMLGTDSYAGIPTALFTLGSAGAALMVGRMSQRYGRRYGLSGGFIVGGIGAIGVVAAAMTDSIILLFASLLIYGAGSATNLQARYAGTDLATAKQRGTAISIAMVSTTLGAFAGPNLVGVMGRFAESIGVPSLAGPFILAAAAYLLAGTILWVLLRPDPLVISTAINKQVEQDTSSVEEEVEDRRGIFIGAAVMVITQVVMVSIMTMTPVHMRHHGHDLNAVGLVIGFHVAAMYLPSLVTGILVDRFGRVAIAVASGFTLLAAGLVAAFAPGDSLGMLIVALALLGLGWNFGLISSTALIVDSTVPATRAKRQGSIDVWVALAGVSGGGLSGVIAAQTSYMILSLVAGIVSFVLIISLCRVPEQAWKFYWKN